Genomic DNA from Coregonus clupeaformis isolate EN_2021a unplaced genomic scaffold, ASM2061545v1 scaf1679, whole genome shotgun sequence:
TAAGCGCCCTTCACCCCCTCATTCGTTTCTGAGAAGCAACGAGACATCATCATGCCCGAGCCAGCAAAGTCAGCgcccaagaagggctccaagaaAGCCGTCACCAAGACCGCAGGGAAGGGCGGCAAGAAGCGCAGAAAGTCCAGGAAGGAGAGTTACGCCATCTACGTGTACAAAGTCCTGAAGCAGGTCCACCCCGACACCGGCATCTCCTCCAAGGCCATGGGAATCATGAACTCCTTCGTGAACGACATCTTCGAGCGTATCGCCGGAGAGTCCTCTCGCCTGGCCCACTACAACAAGCGTTCTACCATCACCTCCAGGGAGATCCAGACCGCGGTGCGCCTGCTGCTCCCCGGTGAACTTGCCAAACACGCCGTGTCCGAGGGCACCAAGGCCGTAACCAAGTACACCAGCTCCAAGTAAACAGCGCATTTGGACTGCTCTactaacccaaaggctcttttaagagccacccactctgTCAGTAAAAAAAGCAATTCCATCGCCACCGAATGAATGCGTAGGTAGGCTGCGTTACATTGTATCATTGTTTAATGGGCGGCGCGCGCCGCCTCGGAGAGCGGCTACATTGTATCATTGTTTAATGGGCGGCGCGCGCCGGCTCGGAGAGcggctacattgtatcatttcccctgcccgttccagcgtaggggtttagcGCGCCTTTTTGGTGTCTTTGCGCGCTGAATAGTAACCCATGTTTGTCGGGCTCTATTCCAGGTGAAGGCAATGTAAAATGGCACCATTTGACAAAGggtgtaaataaataaatcaaaaagGCAGTCTGTTGGGTTTGATTGGAAATAAATTCCTTTTATCGTCTAATGAGCAGATAGTCATTTTGAGTTGACTTCCTGAATCGGTAGGACACGGATGGAGTGAATGGATGCTCCATCATTGGACTATACCCTAATGATGTGAACGAGAATGATGATGGCAAGAATAAAAAGGTGTTGAATAATAtgaatgtatattatatatatatatatatatgaacgtaGCCCTTTTGGCCTACAGGTCATTTCCGGTCAAGGTCACATCAtccatatagtcccctgtagctcagttggtagagcacagcgcttgcaacgccagggttgcgggttcgtttcccacgggggccagtatgaaaatgtatgcactcacttacctgtaagtggctctggataagagcgtctgctacatgactcaaaATGTCCATGTGAAGTGTAGTACATTTGAGTCACGTAGTGTATTTTCCTTCCTACACCACTCACGAGGCAACAGGATAAAAGGCAGTGGCTTCCACGTGACAAAGTGGGGATATGAATGTGTCTGTAGGCCAAGTCACAGTATAACACAGTGAAGGAGTTAGTGAgtgtgagactgagagagagagactatacaacagggaaaagaaaagaggccgcaatcagccttctgacccgcatgcacctgctgggactcttctcccagtccaaccacatatgcagcccttgttccacttggggagagagagagagagagagagagagagagagtgggagagtgtgtgtgagtgagtgagtgagtgagagagagagagagagagagagagtgggagagggggagtgagagagagagagagagagactgagtgagtgagagtgtgagtgagtgagagagagagagacactgagtgtgtgagtgagtgagtgagtgagagagagagagaactgagtgagagagtgagtgagtgagagagagagagagagagtgagtgagtgagtgagtgagtgagagagtgagtgagtgagtgagtgagagagagagagagagactgagtgagtgagtgagtgagagagagagagagagagagagagtgtgagtgagtgagagagagtgagagagagagagaaagtgtgagtgagtgagtgagagagagagagagagagacggagtgagtgagagagagagtgtgtgagtgagtgtgtgagtgagtgagtgaggagagagagagataaagtgtgagtgagtgagtgagtgagagagagagagagactgagtgagtgagtgagtgagagagagagagagagagagagagagtgtgtgagtgagtgtgtgagtgagtgagtgagtgagagagagagagagtgtgtgagtgagtgagtgagaagagagagagagaaagtgtgagtgagtgagagagagagagagagtgtgagtgagtgtgtgagtgagtgagtgagtgagagagtgagagagactgagtgagtgagtgagtgagtgagtgagagagagagactgaggagtgagtgagtgagagagagagagagagtgtgagtgagtgagtgagtgagagagagagagagagagagactgagtgagtgagtgagagagagagagagagagagagagagagtgtgagtgagtgagtgagtgagagagagagtgtgagtgagtgagtgagtgagtgagagagagagagagagagagagagagtgagagagagagagagagagagagagtgtgagtgagtgagtgagagagagtgagtgagtgagtgagagagagagagagagagagtgtgagtgagtgagtgagtgagtgagagagagagagagtgtgagtgagtgagtgagtgagtgagtgagagagagagagagagtgagagagagagagagagtgagtgagtgagtgagtgagtgagagagtgtgagtgagtgagagagagagagagagagagagagagagagagagagagtgtgtgtgagtgagtgagtgagagagagagagagagtgagtgagtgagagagagagtgagtgagtgagtgagagagagagagagagagagagactgagtgagtgagagagagactgagtgagtgagtgagtgagagagagtgtgtgagagagagagagtgtgtgagtgagtgagagagagagagagagtgagtgagtgagtgagtgagtgagtgagtgagagactctgagactgagaaagagagactatacaacagggacaagaaaagaggccgcaatcagccttctgacccgcatgcacctgctgggactcttctcccggtccaaccacatatgcagcccttgtcccacttggggagagagagagagagagagaggagagagagagagagagagagagagagagagagagagagagagactgagtgagtgagtgagtgagagagagagagagagtgtgagtgagtgagtgagtgagtgagtgagtgagtgagagagagagagagactctgagactgagagagagagactatacaacagggaaaagaaaagaggccgcaatcagccttctgacccgcatgcacctgctgggactcttctcccagtccaaccacatatgcagcccttgtcccacttggggagagagagagagagagagagagagagagagagagagagagagagagagagagagagagagagtgagtgagtgagtgagtgagagagagagagagagtgagtgagtgagtgagtgagtgagtgagtgagtgagtgagagagagagagagactctgagactgagagagagagactatacaacaggggaaaagaaaagaggccgcaatcagccttctgacccgcatgcacctgctgggactcttctcccagtccaaccacatatgcggcCCTCGTCCcacttgggggagagagagagaaaaagagagagagagagtgtgagtgagtgagtgagagagagagagagagagagaggagagagagagagaaagagagagagagagagtgtgagtgagtgagtgagtgagagagagagtgtgagtgagtgagtgagagagagagagagagagagagagagagagtgagagagagagagagagtgagtgagtgagtgagtgagagagagagtgagtgagtgagagagagagagagagagagagagagagagagagagtgtgagtgagtgagtgagtgagagagagagagagagagagagagagagagagagagagagagagagtgtgagtgagagagagagtgagtgagtgagtgagtgagtgagtgagtgagtgagtgagtgagtgagagagagagagagagagagagagagagagagtgtgagtgagtgagtgagtgagtgagtgagtgagtgagtgagtgagagagagagagactctgagactgagagagagagactatacaacagggaaaagaaaagaggccgcaatcagccttctgacccgcatgcacctgctgggactcttctcccagtccaaccacatatgcggcCCTCGTCCcacttgggggagagagagagagaagagagagagagagagtgtgagtgagtgagtgagtgagagagagagagagagagagagtgagagagagagagaaagagagagagagagagtgtgagtgagtgagtgagtgagagagagagtgagtgagtgagtgagagagagagagagagagagagagagagagagagagagtgagagagagagagagagtgagtgagtgagtgagtgagagagagagtgagtgagtgagtgagagagagagagagagaaagagagagagagagagagtgtgagtgagtgagtgagtgagagagagagagagagagagtgagagagagagagaaagagagagagagagagtgtgagtgagagagagagtgtgagtgagtgagtgagtgagtgagtgagtgagtgagtgagtgagagagagagagagagaaagagagagagagagagtgtgagtgagtgagtgagtgagtgagtgagagagagagagagaaagagagagagagagagtgtgagtgagtgagtgagtgagtgagagagagagtgtgagtgagtgagtgagtgagtgagagagtgtgagtgagtgagagagagagagagagagagagagagagagagtgtgtgtgagtgagtgagtgagagactctgagactgagagagagacactatacaacagggaaaagaaaagaggccgcaatcagccttctgacccgcatgcacctgctgggactcttctcccagtccaaccacatatgcagcccttgtcccacttggggaaaaagagagagagagagagagtgtgagtgagtgagtgagtgagtgagtgagagagagagtgtgagtgagtgagtgagtgagagagagagagagagagagagagagagtgagagagagagagagagtgtgagtgagtgagtgagtgagtgagtgagtgagtgagtgagtgagagagagagagagactctgagactgagagagagaacta
This window encodes:
- the LOC121561407 gene encoding histone H2B, which encodes MPEPAKSAPKKGSKKAVTKTAGKGGKKRRKSRKESYAIYVYKVLKQVHPDTGISSKAMGIMNSFVNDIFERIAGESSRLAHYNKRSTITSREIQTAVRLLLPGELAKHAVSEGTKAVTKYTSSK